The Novosphingobium terrae genome segment GGCGCAGCTCTGGGCCTATGCGCTGGGCGCGCCCTATCATGTGCAGCATCAGGTGCCGCTCAACGCCCTGCCTGCCGATAACAGCGCCAACAGCACCGATTTCGCCAGAATGCTGAAAGACGGCTGGTCGGTGGAAGGCGAGGAGGATCTGCTGCGCGTGCTCGGCTGGCTGGGCAGCGAGGGGCATCGTCGCGGCCATGGGCTGGAGCTGCGGCGCTACAGCCTGTGGCGGCGCCCCTCGATCGCGGCGCGGCGCGAGGAGCTGCGCGAGGCGGCTCAGGAGAACCCGGACGCGCTGGAGGAATTGTGGCGGATCGATGCCATTCAGGCCGATCTTGACGGCATTCGCGGCGCCGATCTGATCGGCTTCGATGCGGCGCGCGCGGTGATGGTGGCGCGTTCGGGCTGGCGGCTGGGCTGGCTGTCGGAAGAGCGCATGTGGGACTATCTGCTCGATACGGCGCGCGATGTGCAGCGCCGCTTCAGCTCATGGGCCGACTATGCGCAGGATTTCCGCCTGTCGCGCAACATGTGGCGCGGGAAAAACGACCCGGATCACTTCGACGATGTCATCACGCAATTGCTGAAAGACAAGGCCAGCCCCTGGCTGCGCCTGCCCTGGTCGGTCGAGGGTCTGGAGGCACCGCGTGCCACGCGCCCCTTCGATCCCGCCGCCCCGGTCTGGACGCTGGAACGGCGCGACGGTCGCGTCGATCCGGTCACGCCTGCGCGGTAAGGGCTGGAACCTGCATGGCATAAGCCTGTTAGCATAGGCATCGATGCTTCATGTGAGGGCCCTGCCGATGATCCACACCTATCGCCCCCATTTGCGCGCCTCACTGGGCTGGGGATGGCTGCTGGCCTATGGGCTGCTGGTGATGGCCGTGGGCGTGCTGGCCCTGTTCAACCCGCTGGCGACGGGCGTGGCCACCGGGATCATGCTGGCCATCGGCCTGACGCTCTATGGCGTGGTCGCCATCGCCATTGCCCTGTGGTTTCTGGAAGGCGCGCCGCGCTGGTCCGAACTGTTGCTGGGCGCGCTGGCGCTGATCGCCGGTGTCACCATCTTCGATGAGCCGCTGAGCGGCGCCATATCGCTGATCTGGGTGATCGGGGCCTGGCTGCTGGTTTCCGGCATCTTCCATGTGATCGGCGCGTGGCGGCTGCGGGCGCATCGCAAATCGCGGCTGCTGTCGGGCGGGATCGATGTGGTGCTGGGCCTGTTCCTGCTGCTGGCCGGGCCTGCCTCCAGCCTGTTCATGCTGACCGTGCTGGTGGGGATCAGCTTCCTCTCCCGCGGGGCCCTGCTGGTGAGCGCTGCCCTTGCGATCCGCCGCTTTGAGGCCTGAACTGCAGCAGCATACTAAACGGCCAATTCATCATCACAAAATCTGTGCAGAAGTTCTTGGCTGACCAGCTTTATCTTTAGTCGGCCCGTCGACTATGCCATGAGCGCTCCACTTGAACTGGAGTTGATCATGCATCTACGCTCATGCCTCTTGGCGGGATTGGTTCTGGCGCTGCCGGCGCAGGCTCTGGCACAGAGCGCCACGCCGCCCTGCATCACCCCGGCCGAAGCGCAGAATGTGGTGACCTTCGCCTTGCCAACCGCCGTGCAGGCCGTCGATGGCATGTGCCGCAAGGTGCTGCCGCCCGAAACAGGCTTTGCCGCCACCGCCGAAGCATTGCAAAAGCAGTATCAGCCCGCTTCCGACGCGGCATGGCCCGCCACCCGCGCCACGCTGACCAAGCTGCTGGGCAACAGCGATGACCCGGCCAAGGCTGTGCTGTCCGGTTTCCTCGCCAGCGACGATCCGACCGCGCTGCGCGCCTTCGTCACCGCGGCGGTGGCGGGCAAGCCGATGAAGCCCAAGACCTGCGCGGCGATCGCTCGCGTGCTGCCGCTGATCCAGCCGATGCCCGCGCAGAATATGGCCGGGCTGTTCGAATTCGTGATCGAGGCCATGATCAATGACAAGAAGGAGGGCAAGAAGGAGGGCAAGAAGCCCGGCCCCTTCACCATCTGCCAGGCGCCCGAAGCGGGGCAGTAAAACCGGTCAGCCCGCAAAAAGGCTGGCCGAGACCGGCAGGTGATCCGACAAGGCCAGAGGCTCGGCGCGATAATCGCCGAGCGTCAGGCCCCGGCTGCCCAGAATATGGTCGAAATCCCGCCTTGGCCGCCATGAGGGATAGGTGCGGGGCGAGGCCTCGCCCGGCCCGGCGCCCACCTGCCGGCAAAAGCCCGTCAGCGGCCTGCTGCCTGCGCCGCAGTTGAAATCGCCCATCGCCACCCAATTGGGGGCCTCATCCAGTCTGGTGCGGATCGCCTCCAGCTGCGCCATCTGATCCGCCGCGCCAAGGCTGAGATGCAGGCAGGCCACCCGCAACCTCACCGGCCCTTCGACATCCACGATCAGGCAACCGCGCCCCGCCAGACGCCCGGGCAGCTTCATATCCTCGACAAGGCGCAGCGGCCAGCGGCTCAGGATCGCATTGCCGTGGCGTGAAACCCCCGGCACCACGCGGTTCTGCTGCACAGCCGCATGGCTATGGCCCGAGCCTTGCGCAATCATCTCCACCTGGGAGCGATAGCCCGCCCGCCGCCCGCCCAGATCGACCTCCTGCAGGCAGACGACATCAAAGGGCGTGACCTCACGCGCGATCTGGCCCAGAACGGCATTCTTGGCAGCGGTATGGATGACCTGCCGATGGGCATGCAGCAGATAATCCCGGTAACGCCGCGTGCCGATCCCGGCCTGAATGTTCCATGTGAGGAGTTTCACGAAACTTCATCTTCCATCATGCGTATGACACCATCAAAGCCCCGAAGGAGCCCCCTTGTTCCAGACCTTCCCGACTCTGTCCTATCCGCTGCTGATCCATATCGTGGTGGCAACGGTTCTGTCGCTGCGCGTGCTCTATCGCAAGCTTCAGGTGAACAGTGCCTTGGCCTGGATCGTGGTGCTGATCGCCATGCCGATCGCCGGGCCGGTGCTTTACGTGCTGTTCGGCGCGCCCAGCCTGGGTGAGCGACGGCTGGAACTGGGCCAGCGCATCCGCCGCTTCTACGAAAAGGCCTATGCCATCGCGGGCGCCGATGGCGCCGGTCTCGACGCCATTCCCGAGCCCTTTCCGGCTCTGTCCGCCTCCATCGCGCAGGAAAGCAGCTTTCCGGTCCTGTGCCGCAACCACCAGACGATCCTGACCGATGCGGGCCAGATCCTCGACAGCATGGTGGCCGATATCGACCGGGCGCGCAGCGACTGCTGTCTGGAATTCTACATCATCGATCCACAAGGGCGCGTGGTTTCGGTGCTGGAGGCCGTGTTGAGGGCCGCCGCGCGCGGTGTCGATTGCAAGATCCTGGCCGATGATTTCGGCAGCAAGGGCTTCTTCCGTTCGACCTGGCCCACGCGGCTGAAGGCGGCGGGGGTCAGCGTGCTGCCCTCGCTGCCGGTGGCGGTGATCCGCTCCTTTTCCAAGCGGACCGATCTGCGCAACCATCGCAAGCAGCTGATCTGCGACCGCGCCGTGGCCTATATGGGCAGCTTCAATCTGGTCGATCCGCATCTCTTCAAGGCGGACGCCCATGTCGGCGAATGGATCGATCTGATGATGCGGATCGAGGGCGAGATGGTCGATGCCTTCGCCTGCGTCTTCAACACCGACCATCTGCTCGACAAGCCGGGCGCCGATATCGATGATGAGGCCCTGCGCACCCTGCCCTTCGACAAGCAGCGCCCGCCGCTGCCCGATTGCACATTGCGCATGCAGCTGCTGCCCTCCGGCCCGGAGATGCCAAGGTCCACGATCTATGAATTCATCGTCGCGGCGATCTTCAATGCGCGCGAGCGGGTGCGGATCGTCACGCCCTATTTCGTGCCCGATCAGGCGGTGCTGCTGGCGCTGACTTCCGCCGCGAAACGCGGTGTAAAGGTGCAGATCATCGTGCCGCAGAAGGGCGACAGCCGGATGGCGCAATTTGCCAGCCAGTCCTGCTTCGATGAACTGCTGGGTGCCGGGGTGGAGATCCAGTGCTTCAGCGGCGGACTGCTGCATGCCAAGGCCATGCTGATCGATGAGAACGTCACGCTGTTCGGCACGGTCAATATGGATATGCGCAGCTTCTACCTCAATCTGGAGATGAGCCTGATCCTCTATGAGGCGCAGGTCAGCGCGCAGCTGGATAGCATCCTCGAAGGCTATCTCCGGCACGCCACGCCGCTCAGCAAGGAGAGCTGGGCGCAGCGCCCGGGCCATCGGCGCTTTCTGGAGAACCTGTTTCGGCTGGCCGGACCGCTGCTTTAGGAAGCGACCTCAACCCTTTGATGCATATAGACCACATCGCCATAGATCTTGCGCAGATAGGCGATCAGCGCCTTCTCCGTGACGGGCACATAGCCTCGTGAGGTCCAGAAAGTCTCGGCGCCATTGACCGCCAGCAGATAGATATCGTGCAAGCCATGCTCCACCGCGATGGCCAGCGCCATATCAGCGGCCCTGGCGCCAGCACCGGAGCCCCGGGCACTGGGCAGCAGCGCCAGATCATGGAGATAAAGGCAATCCGCCCCCTGAGGCAGCGGCCCCATCAACTCACCCAGCGGCGGTGGGCCGCCATGGCGCCAAGGGTGAGTGATCAGATAACCCTCAACACCCTGCCCCCGGTCGAACACAAAACAGCCTGACGGAAACAATTCGCGCCGCTCGGCATAGACCTCAAGCGGCTCGGTGTAATCGCCATGGACGGCATCGGAAATCGCCGTGACCGCGTCCATATCCGTTTCCTGCATGGGCCGCCATGTCATGCCGCTGTCTCCTCGCCGGTGAAATTCATCATGCACAATCCACCACTTGGCGCAAAGGGCCGGGCTGGTCTAGGCATGGATGATGATCCGTTCACTTCCTCCTCTCTCCGCATGGTCCTCGGCTCTGATCGCCGCGTTGATCGGCTTTGGCGGCACCATCGCGCTGATCGTTCAGGCCATGAGCGCCATGGGCGCATCGGTGCTGCAGACCGCCTCCGCCGTCACCGCTTTGTGCCTTGGCATCGCCCTTGGCGGAGCGGCCCTGTCATGGCGCTATCGCATTCCTGTTGTGCTGGCCTGGTCCACACCCGGCGCCGCGCTGCTGGCGGCGACGGCAGCGGGCACGCAATGGGCGGCAGCGGTGGGCGCTTTCGTCTGCGCCGCCGTGCTGATGATCCTGCTGGGCGCCATCCCCGCGCTGGGGCGGCTGGCAGAACGCATTCCCGGCGCCATCGCCTCGGCCATGCTGGCGGGCATTCTGCTGCCTTTCTGCCTTGGCCTGTTCAAGGTGGCCGGGGCCGATCCCCTGCTGGTCGGGCTGATCCTGATCGTCTTTCTGGCCGCAAGGCAGCGCCTGCCGCTCTATGCCCTGCTGCTGGCGCTGGGCACGGGCGCGGCGCTCTGCCTGCTGCGCGGCGATGTGAAGGCCCTGCCCCAGGGCGCCACGCTGGGCATCCTGAGCCCTACCATCCCCAGCTTCCAGATCAGCACCATCATCGGCATCGGTGTGCCGCTGTTTCTGGTTACGCTGGTCTCGCAGAACCTGCCCGGGCTTCTGGTGCTGCGCTCGGCGGGTTATCAGCCCAGGCCCGGGCCGTTGCTTTCGATCACGGGGCTCGCCTCGCTGATCGGCGCGCCTTTTGGCGTGCATGGGGTCAATCTTGCCGCCATCACCGCCGCCATCTGCACCAACCCCGATGCCCATCCCGACAAGGACCGCCGCTGGAGCGTGGGGATGCTCTATGCGGCCTGCTATCTGCTGCTGGCGCTGTTCTCGCCGATTCTGGTGCGATTCTTTATGGCACTGCCCCACAGCGTGATCTCGGCGCTGACCGGCCTTGCCCTGATCCCCGCGCTGATCGGCGCGCTCGATGGGGCCATGGCCCGGCATGAGGACCGCGATCCCGCCATCGTCACGCTGCTGGTCACCGCTTCGGGGCTGACCCTGTTCGGGCTGGGGGCCGCTTTCTGGGGGCTGGTGGCGGGGTTTACCGCACTGGGCATCAAGGCCGCACTAAAACGCTAAAAATCCCAAGATGAACGGTAGACATCGGCCTCGCCACACCCCGTTCAACCACACCCTCCTAACCAGGCTTCACACTTGTAAGGAGGGTGTAACATGCGTGTTTGGATCAAGGCAGCATTGCTGACGGCAACATTGGCCGGTTCTCTGGCCACGGCCACCATGGCGAGCGCTCAGGAATGGGGAGGCCCGCCTCCTCCGCCCCCACCGGGATGGGATCGCGGCCCGGGCTGGGATGGCCCGCCGCCCCCTCCCCCGCCGCCCTATGATGGCGACTGGCGTGCCCGCCGCGAATGGCAGTGGCGCCACGAGCAGGAGCGCCGCTATGAATGGGCCCGTCACCGCGAATGGTGCCGCTGGCACGCCTGCTGGTAACGCCTGACAACGCATGGAGAGCCGGCGCCTTCGGGTGCCGGCTTTCGCGCATCTGACCTTCGCCCTCACCCACCGCCATACTGCATCCTGTTAAAAATGTGCAGGAATTGCGCTTGAAGCTGCGCCATGATGCACTCTGTTCCGGGCTCTTACCCCGGAGCCAGCAACAGCGAGCGGCACCACAGGCCTTGGGAGAGAGCTTTTGTCCATCGACACATCCAGACGCGGTTTTATGGCTCTGACCGGCGCGGGCGCCATCGCCGCGCCTGCGCTGAAAGCGGCTGCCGCGCCTGTTGTTCTGGCGATTGAAAATCTGCAGGCCGATTGCCTGCCCGAGCCCCGCGCGCTCCACAGCCAGAAGGTGCGCCTGTCATGGACCCTGCGCGCCGACCGGCGCGGCGTGGCGCAAAAGGCCTATCGCATCGGCGTGGCCAGCACCCCCGAACGCGCCCGAGCCGGCCAGTTCGACCTGTGGGACAGCGGCCGGATCGACAGCCGCCAAAGCCTCGACATTCCCTATGGCGGCGCGGCGCTGGCTTCACGCACGCGCTGTTTCTGGACGGTCACCGTGTGGGACAATCAAGGCCATTCCGCCAACAGCCCACTGGCCAGTTGGGAGATGGGCCTGCTTTCGCCTCAGGACTGGCAGAGCGGCTGGATCGCCGCCGAAACCGCAACCCTGCGCGATGATCGGCTGGCCGGGCTGCGCTGGATGCGCGCCAGTGACGGCACCAACAAGGACGCCCGCAGCTTCCGCCTCGATTTCGATCTGCCCGAAGCCGCGCAACTCACCATCTACAGCTGCGCCAACCGCCCCGCAGAGGCCATACTGGATGAAGCTCCGCTCTCGGTCCGTCAGGATGCCATGCGTTTCGGCCCGCCCCAGACCGATCGCAACCTGCGGCCGGTGCAGGCCGGGCGCCATCATGTCGCCATCACCCTCAAAGCCGATGCCGATGCCGCCGCCAATGCCCCGGCGCCGCATGTCGCTGTGCTGATCCGCGCGACGCTGGCCTCGGGCAAGGTGCTGCACATCACCGGCGACCGGTTGCGCACCGCTCTGGGCAAGCCTGATGATTGGGCCAAAGCCGGTGCCGACACCAGCCACTGGTCACCCGTCACCCCCGATGAGGGCACCGCGCAATTCCCCGGCAATGGCGCCTTCCTGCTGCGCCATCCCTTTACGGCGGCCCGCGCCATCCGCTCGGCCCGGCTCTATGTGGCGGCGATGGGGGCCTATGTGCCCTGGCTCAATGGGCACAAGGTCGGCGATGCGCTGCTCGCCCCGGAATGGACCGATTTCAGCAAGCATGTACTCTATCGTGCCTATGATGTCAGCGATCTGGTCAAGCCCGGCGCCAATGTGCTGGGCGCGCTGGTCGGCGATGGCTGGTATGGCAGCTATATGGCGCCCGCCGGGCGTTATGGCTTTGGTGGAGCGCCCTTGCGGCTGCGCGCCCAGCTGGAGCTTGCCTACACCGATGGCAGCAAGGAGATCATCGCCTCCGATCAGGGCTGGTCGGTGAGCCCTTCGGCCATCCTCTCCTGCGATCTCTATGATGGTGAGGCGGTGGACAGCCGTCTTGAGCAACCGGGCTGGTCCACCACAAGCTTCCATCCCGATCAGCGCTGGGAAGCTGCGCAACCTGTCGAAACACCGGAGGTTACCCTGATCGGGTCCGCCGTTCAGCCCATCGCCTCATCGCTGACAATGCGGCCCAAAACTTTGACCCCGCGCGGCAATGGTTCGGTCGTGGTGGATTTCGGGCAGAATTTCGCGGGCTGGGTGAAGCTGAAAACCAAAGGCGAGGCCGGGCGCCACATCACCCTGCGCTTTGCCGAATTGCTGCGCCCCGATGGCGATGTCGACCAGTCCAACCTGCGCTCCGCCCACGCGACGGACAGCTGGACCCTGCGCGGTGATGCCACCGGCGAAACTTTCGAACCGCACTTCACCTATCACGGCTTTCGCTATGTGCAGATCGACGGGCTTGCCGCCCCGCTCGACACCAGCGATGTCGAGGGGATCGTGATCCACTCCAGCCTGCCCGAAACCGGCACGCTGTCACTGCCGCAATATGTGCCCGAGCGCATGTGGCAGAACGGGCTGTGGAGCCAGCGCTCGAACTTTATGGGCATCCCCACCGATTGCCCCCAGCGCGACGAAAGGCTGGGCTGGATGGGCGACGCGCATGTCTTCTGGGATGCGGCCTGCTTCAACATGGACGCCGCCGCCTTCACCCGCAAATTCATGCGCGATGTGCGCGATGCCCAGCGCAGCGACGGCTCCTTCCCCGACATCGCCCCCAACAATGACCTTGAGCATTTCACCCCCACCGGCTCCTCGCCGGGCTGGGCCGATGCCGGGGTTTTCCTGCCCTGGACCAGCTGGCGCCGCTTTGGTGACACCAGCGTGATCGATGAGCATTGGCAGGCGATGGAGCGCTTTCTCGCCTCGCTCCACACCGCCAATCCGGATCTGCTGTGGAAGAACGGGCGCGGCAATGACTTCGGCGACTGGCTGGCGCTGGACGCCAGGCAGCCGGGCGATCCCACCACGCCCAAGGATCTGATCGGCACCGCCTTCTGGAAAGCGAGCGCCGATGCCATGGCCGATATGGCGCAGGCCACCGGGCGCACCGAAGCGGCGGAGCGCTATCGCAGCCTGTCCGGGGCCATTACGCAGGCCTTTGCCAAGGCCTATGTCCAGAGCGACGGCCATATCGGCAATGGATCGCAGACGGGATATATTCTCGCCCTGAACTTCAACCTGCTGCCCGAAGCACTGCGCAAACCCGCCGCCGATCTGCTGGTGGCCGATATCGCGCGGCGCGGCACGCTGCTTTCCACCGGCTTTCTGGGCACGCCCTACAGCCTCGATGTGCTGGCCGCTGCGGGGCACACGTCGCTGGTCTATGATCTGCTGCTGCGCACCGCCTACCCCTCATGGGGCTATATGATCGACAAGCACGCCACCACCATCTGGGAGCGGTGGAATGGCGACACCGGCGATCTCTCGATGAACTCCTACAACCATTATGCGCTGGGCGCGGTGGCCGGTTTCATGTTCCGCCGCATCGCGGGGATCGATCCTGTCGAGCCGGGTTTTGCGCGCTTTCGCTTCGATCCGGTCTATGATGCGCGCATGCCCTCGGGCGGGGCGCGCTATCAGAGCCGCTCGGGCCTGATCGCCACCGACTGGAAACGGGGCAGCGATGGTGTTTTCACGCTGGATCTCACCGTGCCCGCCAACACGCGCTGCACGCTGCATCTGCCCGCGCGCGATGCCACGCAGGTGAGCGAAGGCGCCCGCCCCATCACCGGGCGGGCAGAGTTCAAGCCTGTGGCGCAAGGGGGCCGAGTGGTCCTCGATGTGGGCTCGGGAACCTATCACTTCCGGGTCGCAAGGGCCGTGTTCAGCTGAGCGCATACACGCCTTCAACAGAGCCACACACACGATGCGGTCACTGTCGCCGCTTTCCCGGCCCCGGAAGCAAGGGAAAGCGGCGCGCCTATATGATCCGGCACCCCAGTCACGCCGCACAACCGCCATCCCCTCGACTGAAAGACCGTCCTGTCGCGATGATCAGCGCCGCAACGCAGCCTGAAACAGATCAATCGCGCTGAAGGGCGCATCGTCGCCGAAAAAGCGGGCAAGGTTGCTGGCGGAACGCTGCGCCACCGGCTGACTGCGCGCAAAAAGCTCATGCTCATAAGCCGCGAGCGCCGCTTCACCATCGCCCGGATGGGCCAGCAGCGCCCCGGCCAGTCGTGCGCCATCCAGCATCGCCAGATTGGCTCCCTCTCCGGCGAAGGGCGACATCAGATGCGCCGCATCGCCCAGCAGCGTCAGCCCGGGCCTGCGCGCCCAGCAATGGTCGACCGGCAGGGCATGGATCGGGCGCAGCAGCGGCTCGATCTCGCTTAGGGTCAGGAAATCGACAAGCCATGGCGCCCATCCGGCAAAATGGCTGGCCAGATCGCCCCGCGCCGTGCCCACATCAGCCTCTGGCAGGTGAAGCGCCGCATAGCCGCGCATCGTGCCATCCCCATGGCGATGCGCCATAATTCCCTTGCCCGGCGCCAGCGCCATCAGCGTTCCCCCGCCGATGGCATCGATCATCGCCTTGTGACGCAAGGCGCCCTCGACGATCCCGATCTCGATAAAGGAGACCCCGGCATAAAGCGGCCCGGCATCTGACAGCAAAGGCCTCACCTTCGACCAGGCGCCATCGGCCCCCACCAGCAGATCGGCCTCGATCCCGGAGCCATGGGCAAAGGCCACCCGATGCCGGGCGCCATCACGCTCCAGAGAAACGGCCTTGTGCCCCCAGCGGATCGTGCCCGGCGGCAGGGAGGCGATCAGCATGGCGCGCAGTTCACCGCGGTCCACCTCGGGGCGGGTGCTGGCCGGATCGCCGGGGTGGTCGAAAAGGACCGTGCCATGCTGATCCACAATGCGCTTGGCATCCTCGCCCGGGCGCACCAACGCGAGGAAGGCATCGTAAAGCCCGGCATCGCGCAGCGCCTGCTGGCCGCTCAGCTCATGGATATCCAGCAGGCCGCCCTGAGTTCTTGCCTCGGGCGATGCCTCCGCCTCATAGATGGTGGCGGGGATGCCGTTCACATGCAGGACCCGGGCAAGCATCAAGCCGCCCAGCCCCGCACCGATGATGGCAATGTCATCTTTCATGTCAGCGCTCCAACTGTGTCGCCCGCGCCGGTGAGCGCAGGCTTTGGAAGACGCTGGCCGAACCATGCCCGAAGCATGGCTGGCGTATCCTCGAAGGCAGGCCGCCTCCGTTTTTCGCGATGGAAGCTCCTATAACGCCTTTCCCCGCCCGGCGCAACGCGGCTAACGCCGGCGCGAGACCACCAGCCCGGAGGACAGCGGCACCACCAGCAACCCCGCCGCCAGCATCCAGAAGGCCGCCTTCAGCCCGGCATGCTGAGCGATAAAGCCGATCAGCGCCGGGCCCAGCAGAATGCCCGCATAACCCGTGGTGGTCATCACCGCGACGGCCAGATGGCCCGGCATCACCGTCTGAGCGCCCGCCGCCCGGAAATAGACCGGCACGATGTTGGCCGCGCCCAGCCCGATCAACACAAAACCCGACAGCGCCAGCCCGGCGAAAGGCGCGCTCAGCAACAGGGCAAAACCGGCGATGGCCACCACGCCGCCGCCCATCAGCGCGGCACGGTCGCCGATGCGGGCCGTCAGCGCATCGCCCGCGAAACGCCCCGTCGTCATGGCGATGGCAAAGAGCATATAGCCAAGGCCCGCATGCTTCACGCTCAGCAGGCCCAGATCGGTGACGACCAGCGCGCCCCAATCCAGCAAGGCGCCCTCGGCCAGAAAGGTCACCGCCGCCAGCCCGCTCAGCACCAGAACGATGCCGCGCGGCACGGCGAAATGGCTTTCCTCACCCTCGGGACGGGTCCGCAGCAGGCGTGGCGCCATCAGGACAATGGCAAGGAGGATGAAGGCCGTGCTGATCATCGTACCGGCCACCGCGCCCGTCCCCAGCGAGAGGCAGGCGGTCATCGTCGCGGCCCCGGCAAAGCCGCCGATGCTGTAGAGCCCGTGAAAGCCGGAGAGCAGCGGCTGCGGCGCATCGCGCTCCACCTCGATCGAATGCACATTCATGCCCACATCCAGCACGCCCATCGATGCGCCGAACAGCAACAGAGCAAGGGCGAGCAAAGCCGTCGAAGGCGCCGCGGCCAGACAGGGCAGCAGCAGCATCACCCCGGCCCCGCCCGCCAGAATCACCGGCCTTGTGCCAAAGCGGGAGGTCAGCGTGCCCGAGACCATCATCGCCGCCACCGAACCGCTGCCCAGGCACAGCAGCAAGAGGCCCAGC includes the following:
- a CDS encoding DUF1266 domain-containing protein, whose product is MNPPVGKLINIGAPPAWSAAQLWAYALGAPYHVQHQVPLNALPADNSANSTDFARMLKDGWSVEGEEDLLRVLGWLGSEGHRRGHGLELRRYSLWRRPSIAARREELREAAQENPDALEELWRIDAIQADLDGIRGADLIGFDAARAVMVARSGWRLGWLSEERMWDYLLDTARDVQRRFSSWADYAQDFRLSRNMWRGKNDPDHFDDVITQLLKDKASPWLRLPWSVEGLEAPRATRPFDPAAPVWTLERRDGRVDPVTPAR
- a CDS encoding HdeD family acid-resistance protein — translated: MLHVRALPMIHTYRPHLRASLGWGWLLAYGLLVMAVGVLALFNPLATGVATGIMLAIGLTLYGVVAIAIALWFLEGAPRWSELLLGALALIAGVTIFDEPLSGAISLIWVIGAWLLVSGIFHVIGAWRLRAHRKSRLLSGGIDVVLGLFLLLAGPASSLFMLTVLVGISFLSRGALLVSAALAIRRFEA
- a CDS encoding endonuclease/exonuclease/phosphatase family protein → MKLLTWNIQAGIGTRRYRDYLLHAHRQVIHTAAKNAVLGQIAREVTPFDVVCLQEVDLGGRRAGYRSQVEMIAQGSGHSHAAVQQNRVVPGVSRHGNAILSRWPLRLVEDMKLPGRLAGRGCLIVDVEGPVRLRVACLHLSLGAADQMAQLEAIRTRLDEAPNWVAMGDFNCGAGSRPLTGFCRQVGAGPGEASPRTYPSWRPRRDFDHILGSRGLTLGDYRAEPLALSDHLPVSASLFAG
- the cls gene encoding cardiolipin synthase is translated as MFQTFPTLSYPLLIHIVVATVLSLRVLYRKLQVNSALAWIVVLIAMPIAGPVLYVLFGAPSLGERRLELGQRIRRFYEKAYAIAGADGAGLDAIPEPFPALSASIAQESSFPVLCRNHQTILTDAGQILDSMVADIDRARSDCCLEFYIIDPQGRVVSVLEAVLRAAARGVDCKILADDFGSKGFFRSTWPTRLKAAGVSVLPSLPVAVIRSFSKRTDLRNHRKQLICDRAVAYMGSFNLVDPHLFKADAHVGEWIDLMMRIEGEMVDAFACVFNTDHLLDKPGADIDDEALRTLPFDKQRPPLPDCTLRMQLLPSGPEMPRSTIYEFIVAAIFNARERVRIVTPYFVPDQAVLLALTSAAKRGVKVQIIVPQKGDSRMAQFASQSCFDELLGAGVEIQCFSGGLLHAKAMLIDENVTLFGTVNMDMRSFYLNLEMSLILYEAQVSAQLDSILEGYLRHATPLSKESWAQRPGHRRFLENLFRLAGPLL
- a CDS encoding GNAT family N-acetyltransferase produces the protein MTWRPMQETDMDAVTAISDAVHGDYTEPLEVYAERRELFPSGCFVFDRGQGVEGYLITHPWRHGGPPPLGELMGPLPQGADCLYLHDLALLPSARGSGAGARAADMALAIAVEHGLHDIYLLAVNGAETFWTSRGYVPVTEKALIAYLRKIYGDVVYMHQRVEVAS
- a CDS encoding benzoate/H(+) symporter BenE family transporter — translated: MMIRSLPPLSAWSSALIAALIGFGGTIALIVQAMSAMGASVLQTASAVTALCLGIALGGAALSWRYRIPVVLAWSTPGAALLAATAAGTQWAAAVGAFVCAAVLMILLGAIPALGRLAERIPGAIASAMLAGILLPFCLGLFKVAGADPLLVGLILIVFLAARQRLPLYALLLALGTGAALCLLRGDVKALPQGATLGILSPTIPSFQISTIIGIGVPLFLVTLVSQNLPGLLVLRSAGYQPRPGPLLSITGLASLIGAPFGVHGVNLAAITAAICTNPDAHPDKDRRWSVGMLYAACYLLLALFSPILVRFFMALPHSVISALTGLALIPALIGALDGAMARHEDRDPAIVTLLVTASGLTLFGLGAAFWGLVAGFTALGIKAALKR
- a CDS encoding alpha-L-rhamnosidase — encoded protein: MSIDTSRRGFMALTGAGAIAAPALKAAAAPVVLAIENLQADCLPEPRALHSQKVRLSWTLRADRRGVAQKAYRIGVASTPERARAGQFDLWDSGRIDSRQSLDIPYGGAALASRTRCFWTVTVWDNQGHSANSPLASWEMGLLSPQDWQSGWIAAETATLRDDRLAGLRWMRASDGTNKDARSFRLDFDLPEAAQLTIYSCANRPAEAILDEAPLSVRQDAMRFGPPQTDRNLRPVQAGRHHVAITLKADADAAANAPAPHVAVLIRATLASGKVLHITGDRLRTALGKPDDWAKAGADTSHWSPVTPDEGTAQFPGNGAFLLRHPFTAARAIRSARLYVAAMGAYVPWLNGHKVGDALLAPEWTDFSKHVLYRAYDVSDLVKPGANVLGALVGDGWYGSYMAPAGRYGFGGAPLRLRAQLELAYTDGSKEIIASDQGWSVSPSAILSCDLYDGEAVDSRLEQPGWSTTSFHPDQRWEAAQPVETPEVTLIGSAVQPIASSLTMRPKTLTPRGNGSVVVDFGQNFAGWVKLKTKGEAGRHITLRFAELLRPDGDVDQSNLRSAHATDSWTLRGDATGETFEPHFTYHGFRYVQIDGLAAPLDTSDVEGIVIHSSLPETGTLSLPQYVPERMWQNGLWSQRSNFMGIPTDCPQRDERLGWMGDAHVFWDAACFNMDAAAFTRKFMRDVRDAQRSDGSFPDIAPNNDLEHFTPTGSSPGWADAGVFLPWTSWRRFGDTSVIDEHWQAMERFLASLHTANPDLLWKNGRGNDFGDWLALDARQPGDPTTPKDLIGTAFWKASADAMADMAQATGRTEAAERYRSLSGAITQAFAKAYVQSDGHIGNGSQTGYILALNFNLLPEALRKPAADLLVADIARRGTLLSTGFLGTPYSLDVLAAAGHTSLVYDLLLRTAYPSWGYMIDKHATTIWERWNGDTGDLSMNSYNHYALGAVAGFMFRRIAGIDPVEPGFARFRFDPVYDARMPSGGARYQSRSGLIATDWKRGSDGVFTLDLTVPANTRCTLHLPARDATQVSEGARPITGRAEFKPVAQGGRVVLDVGSGTYHFRVARAVFS
- a CDS encoding FAD-dependent oxidoreductase, which translates into the protein MKDDIAIIGAGLGGLMLARVLHVNGIPATIYEAEASPEARTQGGLLDIHELSGQQALRDAGLYDAFLALVRPGEDAKRIVDQHGTVLFDHPGDPASTRPEVDRGELRAMLIASLPPGTIRWGHKAVSLERDGARHRVAFAHGSGIEADLLVGADGAWSKVRPLLSDAGPLYAGVSFIEIGIVEGALRHKAMIDAIGGGTLMALAPGKGIMAHRHGDGTMRGYAALHLPEADVGTARGDLASHFAGWAPWLVDFLTLSEIEPLLRPIHALPVDHCWARRPGLTLLGDAAHLMSPFAGEGANLAMLDGARLAGALLAHPGDGEAALAAYEHELFARSQPVAQRSASNLARFFGDDAPFSAIDLFQAALRR